One genomic region from Bufo bufo chromosome 3, aBufBuf1.1, whole genome shotgun sequence encodes:
- the GPR182 gene encoding G-protein coupled receptor 182, producing MAEEHIHNLTDILDFLNSSFTLCSVDLDEGVKKVFLFILYLVTFVLGLAGNLLVIWVNWQSRRRKSSINLYILNMAVADLGVVISLPFWMLQAMLDYTWLWGKFLCKFTHYFYFANMFSSIYFLTALSVDRYLTLTSSSVFWQQNQQKIRKALCIGIWVISAIFPIPEVFHMQLVDVIDPECMFMAPFETYDEWALAVTIMTTVLGFLIPFFIILIFNVMTACHIWKSRRPESSRHCRLIYAYILTFLLSWLPYHSIQITLVLHGSYIYLNCHATAVLYFLYDVIDCLSLFHCMANPILYNIFSKDFRGRFINAVVKYIPKEKQDNANPGEKSTSITDHSVVITAEPAILTNIVHVSEDKVM from the coding sequence ATGGCTGAGGAACACATCCACAATCTTACCGACATTCTGGATTTTCTCAACAGTTCATTTACTCTTTGTTCAGTTGACCTGGATGAAGGAGTAAAGAAGGTCTTTCTATTCATTCTCTACCTCGTTACCTTTGTTCTTGGATTGGCTGGAAATCTGTTAGTGATATGGGTAAACTGGCAATCAAGAAGAAGAAAAAGCTCTATTAATCTCTATATCCTCAACATGGCGGTGGCTGACCTTGGGGTGGTTATTTCCTTACCTTTCTGGATGTTACAGGCCATGTTAGATTACACTTGGCTGTGGGGTAAATTCCTGTGTAAATTTACCCATTACTTTTATTTTGCGAACATGTTCAGTAGTATCTACTTCCTTACTGCTCTGAGTGTGGACCGTTACTTGACTTTAACCTCTTCCTCTGTTTTTTGGCAACAAAACCAACAAAAAATCCGTAAGGCTCTTTGTATTGGGATCTGGGTGATATCAGCCATATTCCCTATACCAGAAGTCTTCCATATGCAACTGGTGGATGTCATAGATCCTGAGTGCATGTTCATGGCACCATTTGAGACTTATGATGAATGGGCCCTTGCTGTTACTATAATGACAACTGTTCTCGGATTCCTGATTCCTTTCTTCATAATCCTTATCTTCAATGTGATGACGGCCTGTCACATTTGGAAATCTAGAAGACCAGAAAGCAGTAGACATTGTCGGCTTATATATGCCTATATACTGACGTTCCTACTCAGCTGGCTTCCCTACCATTCTATTCAAATTACGCTAGTCCTTCATGGAAGCTACATCTACCTGAACTGCCATGCAACTGCTGTTCTGTATTTCCTGTATGATGTCATTGACTGTTTATCATTGTTTCATTGCATGGCTAACCCAATTCTTTACAATATTTTCAGTAAGGACTTTAGAGGCAGATTTATTAATGCAGTTGTTAAGTATATTCCTAAGGAAAAACAAGATAATGCTAATCCAGGTGAAAAATCCACATCCATCACAGATCATTCCGTTGTAATAACTGCAGAACCTGCCATTTTGACAAATATAGTCCATGTCTCAGAAGATAAAGTCATGTAA